The following proteins are encoded in a genomic region of Actinomycetota bacterium:
- a CDS encoding CehA/McbA family metallohydrolase: MRRPLTLLTVLALGAASLGATLPGTTRSELAVPGTSARPFGPAAPAPPADPADGEWIAGDLHVHTHHSHDVWSGPDDDNTGTDEFYTYGWSVEEQFRIASTRGLDYLAITDHNDVRSHTSPGFGAYGVTPVRSYEKSLSGHAQMHGATEVYDKDRDGDGDTDADDVNAIADALREADGVFQINHPVDSATHDLADFDWGYGHDVVPDTIEVWNIPWPYQPPLPSGSNNDTALRFYNDFLDAGHHVGATGGSDNHWKATTPGNGVGQPTTWVYVTDRSERGVLEALAAGRTTISHQPPVSKGPRVFIDADTDGDGVWDAMIGDTLPASSTIRIRAEHAAGTLLRVVTDEGAAPFGDVQVDSDDFEQVLTAPEGTTWLRVEVFGEDAPDERATACDDALGGDTTYCRNRLLMAALSSPIYLSGDAPSRDSPVRLVVDGDEVTLTNDVVSRTWAGDGFRTTAMTDLRTDLTVSNSHEFHLDVAGRREALNLALDVTDVRSTQVAGGGLAVTFDLALSGVPAAQRTYTLYPGIAGYQIDTTVLLPGRYTGYTLEVADGLEGAAVAAHHFNAGYDWRGSDDVFEWAPAVEPFGGSHAGQDHRHTTTGETLDVTAQWLSIDSDGDLATGDDPRWFAVLQRVNYDSSRAAFDGAQARVHVDLGDDLAYLGPFESDVHVDNPTPAEMRTRVVRPGAPLELERVFSGFGADADDEPWQHHRYLTEHAWSGWKVGDVVFNSNGVDSNRISTGAKDDMDLDETVRQAQLAGRIGIETFVLDDGWQAASGDWCPDSPDCPEPRADTTGWPPRFPDSEFTAVRDVLADNGGMRLGLWFTPMQFNPAAQAYRDNPTWACTPVGDGLAVYNTVEPDSSSNEAGLGTWNPRGLGPDGVLIDHIESRIRRAIDLYGARYFKFDFLAWVDCLGADGVDAYEYREEFVAMVDRLIVSYPDVTFQIDETNDYRLFPFESAARGPSWYANGGPRPNEALHNLWVLAPYVPGSTIGQGAMSRTGQGWSADYLAATMLGSHVTFFRDLTRFTEDELDVAAAWVERYKTHRDRFTSLTYPLLDDPLPGDTWTGLQFWDAASQRGAVAVYRQDAEGATRSVALRGVRGDGAFTLTDLVTGEVLGTFGTEQLRGGIDVTLPERNSAAVYLIDPA, encoded by the coding sequence GTGCGACGCCCGTTGACCCTGCTGACCGTCCTCGCGCTCGGGGCGGCGTCGCTCGGCGCGACGCTCCCCGGTACCACCCGCAGCGAACTCGCCGTGCCGGGCACATCCGCCCGACCGTTCGGGCCCGCTGCTCCCGCCCCGCCCGCCGACCCAGCGGACGGCGAGTGGATCGCGGGGGACCTGCACGTCCACACCCACCACAGCCACGACGTGTGGTCCGGTCCGGACGACGACAACACCGGGACGGACGAGTTCTACACCTACGGTTGGTCGGTCGAGGAGCAGTTCCGGATCGCCTCGACGCGCGGCCTGGACTACCTCGCCATCACCGACCACAACGACGTGCGCAGCCACACCTCGCCGGGCTTCGGGGCGTACGGGGTCACCCCGGTGCGCTCGTACGAGAAGTCGCTGTCCGGCCACGCCCAGATGCACGGCGCCACGGAGGTGTACGACAAGGACCGTGACGGTGACGGCGACACCGATGCGGACGACGTGAACGCCATCGCCGACGCGCTGCGTGAGGCGGACGGGGTGTTCCAGATCAACCATCCGGTGGACTCGGCCACCCACGACCTCGCCGATTTCGACTGGGGCTACGGCCACGACGTCGTGCCCGACACCATCGAGGTGTGGAACATCCCCTGGCCCTACCAGCCGCCGCTGCCGTCGGGCTCCAACAACGACACCGCGCTGAGGTTCTACAACGACTTCCTCGACGCGGGTCACCACGTCGGGGCGACCGGAGGCAGCGACAACCACTGGAAGGCGACCACGCCGGGCAACGGCGTCGGCCAGCCGACCACCTGGGTGTACGTGACCGACCGGTCCGAGCGGGGCGTCCTCGAGGCGCTGGCCGCGGGCCGAACGACGATCAGTCACCAGCCTCCCGTGTCGAAGGGACCACGGGTCTTCATCGACGCGGATACCGACGGCGACGGCGTCTGGGATGCCATGATCGGCGACACCCTCCCGGCGTCCTCGACCATCCGGATCCGCGCGGAGCACGCCGCCGGGACGCTGCTGCGGGTCGTGACCGACGAGGGGGCGGCCCCGTTCGGCGACGTGCAGGTCGACAGCGACGACTTCGAGCAGGTCCTGACCGCCCCCGAGGGCACGACCTGGCTCCGGGTAGAGGTGTTCGGTGAGGACGCGCCCGACGAGCGCGCGACGGCGTGCGACGACGCCCTCGGCGGCGACACGACCTACTGCCGCAACCGCCTGCTGATGGCCGCGCTGTCCTCTCCGATCTACCTCAGCGGCGACGCCCCGAGCCGCGACTCGCCGGTGCGGCTCGTGGTCGACGGGGACGAGGTCACGCTGACCAACGACGTCGTGTCGCGGACGTGGGCGGGCGACGGCTTCCGCACCACCGCGATGACCGATCTGCGCACCGACCTCACCGTCAGCAACAGCCACGAGTTCCACCTCGACGTGGCAGGCCGGCGCGAGGCGCTGAACCTCGCGCTCGACGTCACCGACGTCCGCTCGACGCAGGTGGCGGGCGGTGGTCTGGCGGTCACGTTCGACCTCGCGCTGTCGGGCGTACCTGCGGCCCAGCGGACGTACACGCTCTACCCCGGCATCGCCGGCTACCAGATCGACACCACTGTCCTGCTGCCGGGCCGGTACACCGGGTACACGCTAGAGGTCGCCGACGGGCTGGAGGGTGCCGCGGTCGCGGCGCACCACTTCAACGCGGGCTACGACTGGCGCGGCTCCGACGACGTGTTCGAGTGGGCGCCCGCGGTCGAGCCGTTCGGTGGATCGCACGCCGGCCAGGACCACCGCCACACCACGACCGGCGAGACGCTCGACGTCACGGCCCAGTGGCTGAGCATCGACAGCGACGGCGACCTCGCGACCGGCGACGATCCGCGCTGGTTCGCGGTGCTCCAGCGGGTCAACTACGACTCGTCGCGAGCGGCGTTCGACGGCGCGCAGGCACGTGTCCACGTCGACCTCGGCGACGACCTCGCCTACCTCGGTCCGTTCGAGAGCGACGTTCACGTCGACAACCCCACGCCGGCCGAGATGCGCACCCGGGTCGTGCGCCCCGGCGCCCCGCTCGAGCTGGAGCGGGTGTTCTCCGGGTTCGGGGCGGACGCCGACGACGAGCCCTGGCAGCACCACCGCTACCTCACCGAGCACGCCTGGTCGGGCTGGAAGGTCGGCGACGTGGTGTTCAACTCCAACGGCGTCGACTCCAACCGCATCTCCACGGGCGCCAAGGACGACATGGACCTCGACGAGACCGTGCGTCAGGCGCAGCTCGCGGGACGCATCGGGATCGAGACGTTCGTGCTCGACGACGGCTGGCAGGCAGCCTCCGGTGACTGGTGTCCCGACTCGCCCGACTGCCCCGAGCCGCGCGCCGACACCACCGGGTGGCCGCCGCGGTTCCCCGACAGCGAGTTCACCGCGGTCCGGGACGTGCTCGCCGACAACGGCGGGATGCGGCTGGGCCTGTGGTTCACGCCGATGCAGTTCAACCCCGCGGCGCAGGCGTACCGCGACAACCCGACCTGGGCGTGCACCCCGGTCGGCGACGGGCTCGCGGTCTACAACACGGTCGAGCCGGACTCGTCGTCGAACGAGGCCGGTCTCGGGACCTGGAACCCGCGGGGCCTGGGCCCCGACGGCGTCCTCATCGATCACATCGAGTCGCGCATCCGCCGCGCCATCGACCTCTACGGGGCGCGCTACTTCAAGTTCGACTTCCTCGCGTGGGTCGACTGCCTCGGCGCCGATGGGGTCGACGCGTACGAGTACCGCGAGGAGTTCGTGGCGATGGTGGACCGGCTCATCGTCAGCTACCCGGACGTGACCTTCCAGATCGACGAGACCAACGACTACCGGCTGTTCCCGTTCGAGTCGGCCGCGCGCGGGCCGTCGTGGTACGCCAACGGCGGGCCCCGCCCCAACGAGGCGCTGCACAACCTCTGGGTGCTCGCCCCGTACGTCCCCGGCTCCACCATCGGCCAGGGCGCGATGTCGCGCACCGGGCAGGGCTGGTCGGCCGACTACCTCGCGGCGACGATGCTGGGCAGCCACGTCACGTTCTTCCGCGACCTCACCCGCTTCACCGAGGACGAGCTCGACGTCGCTGCGGCGTGGGTCGAGCGGTACAAGACGCACCGCGACCGGTTCACCTCGCTGACCTACCCGCTGCTGGACGATCCGCTGCCGGGCGACACCTGGACGGGCCTGCAGTTCTGGGACGCGGCATCGCAGCGCGGGGCGGTCGCCGTCTACCGCCAGGACGCCGAGGGCGCCACGAGGTCGGTGGCGCTGCGGGGCGTGCGGGGCGACGGCGCGTTCACGCTCACCGACCTGGTGACCGGCGAGGTGCTGGGCACGTTCGGGACGGAGCAGCTGCGGGGCGGCATCGACGTGACCCTGCCCGAGCGAAACTCCGCTGCCGTCTACCTCATCGACCCCGCGTGA
- a CDS encoding Uma2 family endonuclease — MEGRLMQPPPAGTTGLTYADLARFPEGDRNRYELIDGELLVTPAPVKRHQLAVANIVHAFVGYTREHGGQVLPAPTDVRATDETLLEPDVVLIVASEVDPDEDRFVRGAPSLVVEVSSPSTRHTDLVGKRRVYEPPMLLDAVRFPGFTMPVPDALGRRPGPA; from the coding sequence ATGGAAGGTCGCCTGATGCAGCCGCCACCGGCCGGCACGACCGGGCTGACGTACGCGGACCTCGCACGCTTCCCCGAGGGCGATCGCAACCGCTACGAGCTGATCGACGGGGAGCTGCTCGTGACCCCAGCGCCGGTGAAGCGCCACCAACTCGCGGTCGCGAACATCGTCCACGCGTTCGTCGGTTACACGCGGGAGCACGGTGGGCAGGTCCTGCCCGCTCCGACCGATGTCCGGGCCACGGACGAGACCCTGCTGGAGCCAGATGTCGTGCTGATCGTCGCCTCCGAGGTCGACCCCGACGAGGACCGGTTCGTGCGGGGCGCGCCGAGCCTGGTGGTGGAGGTGTCGTCGCCGTCGACGCGACACACGGACCTCGTGGGTAAGCGGCGCGTCTACGAGCCGCCGATGCTGCTCGATGCGGTGCGTTTCCCCGGCTTCACGATGCCGGTCCCCGACGCGCTCGGCCGCCGGCCCGGACCTGCGTAG
- a CDS encoding CocE/NonD family hydrolase: protein MKATRTTLLVLLVLAVGLVGFVPATQSTQPSQQQEQMALRDDADWSEHYFPSYDGITNLHADVLRPKGLDLTDTNPTPVILTVSPYTNHNGSTLDVDPFGEGPNPRFYDFLDLSGALTKGYTYVMVDLPGNGGSGGCNDWGGEREQGAVRAAVEWAASQPWSTGKVALLGKSYDGWTGLMGIDEQPDGLAAVLSLEPVYSGYKYIFMNGVQRPNWLLTIGLFQAIDAKPGRPSDTPQYHVNGAPQGYCYATNIGLSADNRENSDYWTERDLLRTTSGKNTPLFLTQGFLETNTRSDGAFQYFNGLTATQNRAWYGQFDHCRAWETQAACDNPGSTQDSPMAVGRADFIEQAMRFLDEHLKGVEPPIDDPAIEVQDILGRWRAEQAWPPADAVLYGTELNAGSYTDNGSGSGLSPSASQGVWTISQPLPHAVWLSGEPTASINVDTVPNANVTVNVYDIGPDGRTRMISRGTSLVRGTVPGQRNVSFTMYGQDWPIPAGHRIGVLVSSANSEEYRNIGTRQTVDVLAGSSITLPFLTFERDEFVSSDGTTPRLQSFMGSGTSLPAGLIDSAQRDFNLPAPLQER, encoded by the coding sequence ATGAAGGCAACGCGCACCACGCTCCTCGTACTGCTCGTCCTGGCCGTCGGCCTGGTGGGCTTCGTGCCCGCCACGCAGTCGACGCAGCCGTCGCAGCAGCAGGAGCAGATGGCCCTCCGCGACGACGCGGACTGGAGCGAGCACTACTTCCCGTCCTACGACGGGATCACCAACCTCCACGCCGACGTCCTCCGCCCCAAGGGGCTCGACCTCACGGACACCAACCCCACACCGGTGATCCTGACCGTGAGCCCGTACACGAACCACAACGGCTCCACGCTCGACGTCGACCCGTTCGGCGAAGGGCCCAACCCGCGGTTCTACGACTTCCTGGATCTGAGCGGCGCCCTGACGAAGGGCTACACGTACGTCATGGTCGACCTGCCGGGCAACGGCGGCTCCGGCGGCTGCAACGACTGGGGTGGCGAGCGCGAGCAGGGCGCGGTCCGGGCGGCGGTCGAGTGGGCCGCGAGCCAGCCGTGGTCGACGGGCAAGGTCGCGCTGCTCGGCAAGAGCTACGACGGCTGGACCGGGCTGATGGGCATCGACGAGCAGCCCGATGGCCTCGCGGCGGTGCTGTCGCTCGAGCCGGTCTACTCGGGCTACAAGTACATCTTCATGAACGGGGTCCAGCGCCCCAACTGGCTGCTCACCATCGGCCTGTTCCAAGCGATCGACGCCAAGCCCGGGCGCCCCAGCGACACGCCGCAGTACCACGTGAACGGCGCACCGCAGGGCTACTGCTACGCGACCAACATCGGGCTGAGTGCCGATAACCGGGAGAACAGCGATTACTGGACCGAGCGCGACCTGCTGCGGACCACCTCCGGCAAGAACACGCCGCTGTTCCTGACACAGGGCTTCCTCGAGACCAACACACGGTCAGACGGAGCCTTCCAGTACTTCAACGGCCTGACCGCGACCCAGAACCGGGCGTGGTACGGCCAGTTCGACCACTGCCGCGCGTGGGAGACCCAGGCCGCGTGCGACAACCCGGGCAGCACGCAGGACAGCCCCATGGCCGTCGGCCGCGCCGACTTCATCGAGCAGGCCATGCGCTTCCTCGACGAGCACCTCAAGGGCGTGGAGCCGCCGATCGACGACCCCGCCATCGAGGTCCAGGACATCCTCGGTCGTTGGCGTGCCGAGCAAGCGTGGCCGCCGGCCGACGCCGTCCTCTACGGCACCGAGCTCAACGCCGGCTCGTACACCGACAACGGCAGCGGCAGCGGCCTGTCGCCCTCCGCGAGCCAGGGCGTGTGGACCATCAGCCAGCCCCTGCCACACGCCGTGTGGCTCTCGGGCGAGCCGACCGCCTCGATCAACGTAGACACGGTCCCGAACGCGAACGTGACCGTGAACGTGTACGACATCGGGCCCGACGGCCGCACACGGATGATCTCGCGCGGGACGTCGCTAGTGCGAGGGACGGTGCCAGGGCAACGCAACGTCAGCTTCACCATGTACGGACAGGACTGGCCGATCCCGGCCGGTCACCGGATCGGAGTGCTGGTGAGCAGCGCCAACAGCGAGGAGTACCGCAACATCGGGACGCGTCAGACCGTCGACGTTCTCGCCGGTAGCTCGATCACCTTGCCGTTCCTGACGTTCGAGCGCGACGAGTTCGTCTCCAGCGACGGCACGACCCCCCGCCTGCAGTCCTTCATGGGCAGTGGCACCAGCCTGCCGGCGGGTCTCATCGACAGCGCGCAGCGGGACTTCAACTTGCCCGCTCCCCTCCAGGAGCGCTGA